The Gracilimonas sp. genome contains a region encoding:
- the priA gene encoding primosomal protein N', producing MSTFVDVALPAAVRKQFTYYVPSPLEASVQPGQRVWIPFRNYYAIGVIVYIHQQKPSFKTKPVRQILDEEPILSEELLNLTEWISKFYYSSWGETIQAVLPAGLNFVSRKYLKIPESVNPEKLNSDEQEIIHDLQENKSTLDEAKKRWKGTGLNKVFSGLLKKKVVEIWEEPDLKVTVATEREWIWADGKDQKTAKAFLESEETNRELKWTSALEELSEKLPIRQSAIPEDSVFTSYTLKKLQDENWITFREVEKKTEIEHLQYDPGSIKTLNEDQQHAFQKISDSLTQKEFANYLLFGITGSGKTEVYIHALKQVVESGKGGIVLVPEIALTPQTVSRFYKIFGDKIAVLHSRMTNRERLRAWKDLNSGKKSIAIGPRSAIFAPVQNLGLIILDEEHDSSYKQMDPAPRYHARETAIVRAKMNDAVIIMGSATPSMQALNMAAKGKCDLLELKKRHAEAVLPEVKILDLKQYKGAMRGELAVPLFMAMEEALKKKEQIILLYNRRGYASYLQCEDCGHIPQSPECSVSLTYHKRKNLLMDHYSGYSRRKDTHCEQCGSPNLKIQGSGTQNIEEQLEELFPEANIIRFDRDSTSRKGAHERILNSFGDGDADILIGTQLVAKGLDFPNVTVVGVINADTELAFPSFQATERMYQLLSQVSGRSGRGDKPGTVFLQTRQPENPAIQYAKEHNHRGFARQEMEFRKPLYYPPYSRLIRFELKSSKDHEVNMAAHALKTSIERVVPEAPVLGPSPGAIPWMNKKFIWELTLKIDPEKGANYIELLLVRVMKVYEQDIKGKFSSVRVNVNVDAIQ from the coding sequence TTGTCCACTTTTGTTGATGTAGCTTTGCCGGCCGCAGTCCGAAAGCAGTTTACATATTACGTTCCCAGTCCGCTCGAAGCATCGGTTCAGCCCGGACAACGTGTATGGATTCCTTTTCGAAACTATTATGCTATTGGGGTGATTGTATATATTCATCAGCAAAAGCCTTCCTTTAAAACAAAGCCGGTTCGACAAATCCTGGATGAAGAGCCCATTTTATCCGAAGAACTCCTTAACCTGACCGAGTGGATTTCAAAGTTCTATTACAGCAGTTGGGGGGAAACGATACAAGCTGTATTGCCTGCCGGACTCAATTTTGTTTCCCGGAAGTACCTCAAGATCCCTGAGTCTGTTAACCCGGAAAAGCTTAATTCAGATGAACAGGAAATCATACATGATCTGCAAGAAAACAAATCTACCTTGGACGAAGCCAAAAAGCGGTGGAAGGGTACAGGTTTAAATAAAGTATTTTCAGGATTACTGAAAAAAAAGGTTGTTGAGATCTGGGAAGAGCCTGATCTCAAAGTAACGGTTGCTACTGAACGGGAATGGATTTGGGCGGATGGTAAAGATCAAAAAACGGCCAAGGCGTTCCTGGAAAGTGAAGAAACGAATAGAGAGTTAAAATGGACATCAGCGTTAGAAGAGCTGTCCGAAAAACTGCCCATTCGCCAATCGGCAATTCCGGAGGATTCGGTGTTCACTTCTTATACCCTCAAAAAATTACAGGATGAGAACTGGATTACGTTCCGGGAAGTGGAAAAGAAAACAGAGATAGAGCATTTGCAATATGATCCGGGTTCCATTAAAACATTGAATGAGGATCAACAGCACGCTTTTCAGAAAATAAGCGATTCACTGACCCAAAAAGAATTTGCCAATTATTTGTTATTTGGAATTACAGGAAGTGGAAAAACGGAAGTCTACATTCATGCGCTTAAGCAAGTGGTTGAAAGTGGCAAGGGCGGAATTGTGTTGGTTCCTGAAATTGCTCTCACCCCCCAAACGGTGTCACGGTTCTACAAAATTTTTGGAGATAAAATTGCAGTACTTCACAGCCGAATGACTAATCGTGAGAGACTGCGTGCCTGGAAAGATCTGAATTCAGGGAAGAAGAGTATAGCAATAGGGCCGCGCTCAGCCATTTTTGCACCGGTGCAAAATTTGGGGCTGATTATCCTGGATGAAGAACATGACAGCTCCTATAAACAAATGGATCCGGCGCCGAGATATCATGCCAGGGAAACAGCGATTGTTCGGGCTAAGATGAATGATGCCGTTATTATCATGGGGTCGGCGACTCCCAGCATGCAGGCACTGAACATGGCTGCCAAAGGCAAGTGTGATTTACTGGAGTTAAAAAAGCGCCATGCCGAAGCCGTTCTCCCTGAGGTGAAAATTTTGGATCTGAAACAGTACAAGGGAGCGATGAGAGGTGAACTGGCTGTCCCGCTTTTTATGGCTATGGAAGAAGCCCTGAAGAAAAAGGAACAAATCATCCTGCTCTACAATCGCCGCGGATATGCCAGTTATTTACAGTGCGAAGATTGCGGCCATATCCCACAAAGTCCTGAGTGCTCCGTGAGCCTTACCTATCACAAGCGCAAGAATTTGCTGATGGATCATTATTCAGGTTATTCCAGGCGGAAAGACACGCACTGTGAACAATGCGGTTCCCCCAACCTGAAAATTCAGGGATCGGGAACCCAGAATATAGAAGAGCAACTGGAGGAGTTATTTCCGGAAGCCAATATCATACGGTTTGACCGGGATTCCACTTCCCGGAAAGGCGCTCATGAGCGTATTCTAAACTCATTTGGAGATGGCGATGCAGATATCCTGATCGGGACACAGTTGGTTGCCAAGGGACTGGATTTCCCGAATGTGACCGTAGTTGGGGTGATTAATGCGGATACCGAACTTGCTTTCCCGTCTTTTCAGGCCACCGAGCGAATGTATCAGCTGTTGAGCCAGGTTTCGGGGCGATCGGGCCGGGGCGACAAGCCGGGCACCGTTTTCCTGCAAACACGACAGCCTGAGAATCCGGCCATTCAATACGCGAAAGAACACAATCACCGGGGGTTTGCCCGGCAGGAAATGGAATTCCGAAAGCCGCTTTACTATCCGCCTTACTCCCGGTTGATACGATTTGAGTTAAAGTCTTCCAAAGACCATGAAGTGAATATGGCGGCTCACGCCCTGAAAACTTCAATAGAACGAGTCGTACCGGAGGCTCCTGTTTTAGGGCCTTCGCCGGGAGCTATCCCCTGGATGAATAAAAAGTTCATTTGGGAGCTTACCTTAAAAATAGATCCGGAAAAGGGAGCAAATTATATTGAATTATTGCTTGTTAGAGTGATGAAAGTTTATGAGCAGGATATCAAAGGAAAATTTTCATCTGTGCGGGTAAATGTTAATGTGGACGCAATACAATAA
- a CDS encoding CBS domain-containing protein: MGEERVKLADDNEQVQTFMKHVLRDMRALKTMLDEDWFETDTMRIGAEQELCLVDSHGKVLPKSMEVLDALGEGNYTTEFARFNLEINMTPLEFSGNCLSEMEHNLHSGVENVRKTVREMGGDILLTGILPTIRKMDVDIENLTPLQRYEALCEAINKLRGKEYELRIQGMDELLMKFDSPLLEACNTGFQVHQQVRPDEFTSRYNIAQAVTAPVLACAVNSPVLFGKRLWAETRIALFHQSVDTRQVGEHLRDSSPRVTFGNGWLEGSILDIYKEDISRYRVMLSSNAEEKVEEKMKEGRAPDLMALQVHNSTVYRWNRPCYGISNGKPHLRIENRVFPSGPTVVDEVANAAFWLGLLNGFEDEYDDITKEMDFDDARMNFFAAAKLGLDTKFNWTNDRKITAVDLIKEELIPIARNGLKKADINASDIDTYLSVIEERVNTAQTGSYWVVKSYGNLIKEGNREQTLSAITNAMIKNQKKGEPAHKWGLAKIEDMDHWKPSKLMVEEFMTTDLFTVRKDDILEFVANLLDWRRIRYIPVEDDQKHLMGLITMRKVLREYTKVVNEDEEASITQTVDDIMEQNPVTIHPEASIMEAMEIMQDQKIGCLPVVKNSRLVGVITEDNFMNITRRLLQVLDNEKKNKEE, encoded by the coding sequence ATGGGAGAAGAGCGTGTTAAGCTAGCAGACGATAATGAACAGGTTCAAACCTTCATGAAGCACGTGCTTCGCGATATGCGGGCACTCAAAACAATGCTGGATGAAGATTGGTTTGAGACTGACACTATGCGGATTGGAGCTGAACAGGAATTGTGTTTGGTAGACAGTCATGGAAAGGTACTTCCAAAATCCATGGAAGTGCTGGATGCGCTCGGCGAGGGAAATTATACGACTGAATTTGCCCGGTTTAACCTTGAAATCAATATGACTCCATTGGAGTTCAGCGGTAATTGTCTTTCGGAGATGGAGCATAACCTGCATAGTGGAGTAGAGAATGTGCGGAAAACTGTGCGGGAGATGGGCGGGGACATTTTGTTGACCGGAATTTTACCTACTATCCGAAAAATGGATGTGGATATAGAAAACCTCACCCCGCTTCAACGGTATGAAGCTTTATGCGAGGCCATCAACAAATTGCGGGGAAAGGAATATGAGCTTCGAATCCAGGGAATGGATGAGTTGCTTATGAAATTTGATTCGCCCCTGCTCGAGGCTTGTAATACCGGTTTCCAGGTTCATCAGCAGGTGAGGCCGGATGAATTTACGAGCCGGTACAATATTGCACAGGCTGTTACGGCCCCTGTTTTAGCATGTGCGGTGAATTCTCCGGTTTTATTCGGGAAACGGCTTTGGGCGGAAACCCGGATTGCACTTTTTCATCAATCAGTGGATACGCGACAGGTGGGTGAACACCTGCGGGATTCGAGTCCGCGCGTAACCTTTGGTAACGGATGGTTGGAAGGCAGTATCCTTGATATTTATAAAGAAGATATTTCCCGCTACCGCGTGATGCTCAGCTCTAATGCAGAGGAAAAGGTAGAAGAAAAGATGAAAGAGGGAAGGGCTCCTGATTTGATGGCTTTGCAAGTCCACAATTCTACGGTGTACCGGTGGAATCGCCCTTGTTATGGGATTTCTAATGGAAAACCTCATTTACGTATTGAAAACCGCGTCTTTCCCTCCGGGCCTACGGTAGTGGATGAAGTAGCCAACGCTGCTTTTTGGTTAGGTTTGCTCAATGGATTTGAAGATGAATATGACGACATCACCAAAGAAATGGATTTTGACGATGCCCGCATGAATTTCTTTGCAGCTGCTAAACTGGGGCTGGATACAAAATTTAACTGGACCAATGACCGTAAAATAACTGCTGTAGATTTAATCAAAGAAGAACTCATCCCCATTGCCCGCAACGGGTTGAAAAAGGCAGATATTAATGCTTCGGATATCGATACGTATTTAAGTGTAATTGAAGAGCGGGTAAATACGGCTCAGACCGGATCGTATTGGGTGGTGAAGTCGTATGGAAACCTTATTAAGGAAGGTAATCGCGAACAAACGCTATCGGCTATTACCAACGCGATGATCAAAAATCAGAAAAAAGGAGAACCGGCGCATAAGTGGGGGCTTGCTAAGATCGAAGACATGGATCACTGGAAGCCGTCAAAGCTGATGGTAGAAGAATTTATGACTACTGATTTGTTCACCGTCAGGAAAGATGATATTCTGGAATTTGTAGCCAACCTGCTCGACTGGCGAAGGATTCGATATATCCCGGTTGAAGATGACCAAAAGCACTTGATGGGACTCATCACCATGCGTAAAGTGCTGCGTGAATACACGAAAGTAGTGAACGAAGATGAAGAAGCGTCCATTACTCAAACTGTGGATGATATTATGGAGCAAAACCCGGTTACCATTCATCCGGAAGCATCCATTATGGAGGCGATGGAGATTATGCAGGATCAAAAAATAGGCTGCCTGCCCGTAGTGAAAAACAGCCGGCTGGTCGGGGTGATTACCGAAGATAATTTTATGAACATCACCCGCCGCCTGCTTCAGGTATTAGATAACGAGAAAAAGAATAAGGAAGAATGA
- a CDS encoding DUF4342 domain-containing protein, with amino-acid sequence MKKEEAKDKAKTIYQEIQGGVNEVIKQIRNLIKEGSARRLIIKNKEGEIKFQTQLAFGVTGAALVGAMAPVISAIGMFAMFINDYQIIVEREVTDEDEYSVDAEIIDIEDEDEEEEPETKSKKEKSDSKEEEKTVGKKKKK; translated from the coding sequence ATGAAAAAAGAAGAAGCTAAAGACAAGGCAAAAACCATCTATCAAGAGATTCAGGGTGGTGTTAATGAAGTAATCAAGCAGATCAGAAATTTGATTAAAGAAGGAAGCGCGCGGCGACTGATTATCAAGAACAAGGAAGGAGAAATTAAATTTCAGACCCAGTTAGCCTTTGGGGTAACCGGGGCAGCATTGGTTGGAGCCATGGCACCGGTAATTTCAGCCATCGGAATGTTTGCCATGTTCATAAATGATTACCAAATCATTGTAGAGCGTGAAGTCACAGACGAAGATGAGTATTCCGTAGATGCTGAGATCATTGATATTGAAGATGAAGATGAGGAGGAAGAACCGGAGACTAAATCAAAAAAAGAAAAGTCTGATTCTAAGGAAGAAGAGAAAACGGTAGGGAAGAAGAAAAAGAAGTGA
- a CDS encoding NAD(P) transhydrogenase subunit alpha: protein MMSALIFSLFIFVLACFIGFELISKVPPTLHTPLMSGANAISGITIVGALIVAGHSGLDSQMSQIIGFVAIVFATINVVGGFMVTDRMLEMFKKKGDEQ, encoded by the coding sequence ATTATGTCAGCCTTAATTTTTTCATTATTTATTTTTGTTCTGGCCTGTTTTATTGGCTTTGAACTTATTTCAAAAGTTCCTCCAACCTTGCATACGCCACTTATGAGTGGAGCTAATGCGATTTCAGGGATTACCATTGTGGGGGCCCTCATTGTAGCCGGTCATTCCGGGCTTGATTCCCAAATGAGTCAGATCATTGGATTCGTAGCCATTGTGTTTGCGACCATTAACGTGGTAGGCGGATTTATGGTCACCGACCGCATGCTGGAGATGTTCAAGAAAAAGGGGGATGAGCAATGA
- a CDS encoding four helix bundle protein: MNRKKYDLQERLILFSVMIIQIVNRLPKTVVGVHFAKQLIKSGTSSAFHHAEAQSAESRKDFIHKLKIGLKELRETFVNLQILKRTKILDSFEFKALLKENDELISIFVSSIKTARKNLKAK, from the coding sequence ATGAATAGGAAGAAATATGATTTACAGGAAAGGTTAATTTTGTTTTCTGTTATGATAATTCAGATAGTAAATAGATTACCAAAAACAGTAGTTGGTGTACATTTTGCCAAACAGCTTATTAAAAGTGGTACATCTTCCGCATTTCATCATGCGGAAGCGCAAAGTGCTGAATCGAGAAAGGATTTCATTCACAAACTAAAAATTGGACTTAAGGAGCTAAGGGAGACATTTGTAAATCTTCAAATACTTAAACGAACAAAAATATTGGATTCTTTTGAGTTTAAAGCTCTTCTAAAAGAAAATGACGAATTGATTTCAATTTTTGTCAGCAGCATCAAAACTGCAAGAAAGAACTTAAAAGCGAAGTAG
- a CDS encoding succinylglutamate desuccinylase/aspartoacylase family protein has translation MQETKKEISQTENIEYSDRLIGDLKGTSSGPIVIALSGIHGNEPTGIEAIRHILEKLESKRSVFHGRFLGLIGNIEALRERKRYIDEDMNRIWFTSILDKIRRTSIDEVMTAERRETKKLLEIIDPFILEEKPKHPVIFVDLHSFSAESGLFVISTRDERNIELLAQLRVPLIFGIEKALHGTALKYIQNTGNIGFAFETGQHFTEFAEDNATAGLMCMLVAAGCISASEIDDFARYYDYLKAQTDDLPHKVEFLYKHIIEPDDRFEMRPGFKNFDRVQKGDWLANDRHGKILAQRTGYILMPLYQQQGEDGFFIVQECE, from the coding sequence TTGCAGGAGACAAAAAAGGAAATATCACAAACAGAAAACATTGAATACTCAGACCGCCTGATTGGGGATTTGAAAGGCACAAGCTCGGGCCCAATAGTTATCGCATTGTCAGGGATTCATGGGAATGAACCTACCGGCATTGAGGCTATCCGGCATATTTTGGAAAAGCTGGAATCCAAAAGATCAGTATTTCATGGCCGCTTTTTGGGGTTGATTGGGAACATTGAGGCCCTCCGGGAGCGCAAAAGATATATTGACGAAGACATGAACCGCATATGGTTTACTTCTATCTTGGATAAAATCCGGCGCACTTCAATTGATGAGGTTATGACGGCTGAACGGAGAGAAACCAAGAAACTGCTCGAAATTATCGATCCGTTTATCCTGGAGGAAAAACCCAAACACCCGGTTATATTTGTAGATTTACACAGTTTTTCGGCTGAAAGCGGGTTGTTTGTAATCAGCACGCGGGATGAGCGTAATATTGAGCTGTTGGCTCAGCTTCGGGTCCCCCTCATTTTTGGAATTGAAAAAGCATTGCACGGAACGGCACTCAAGTATATACAGAATACCGGCAATATCGGTTTTGCATTTGAAACGGGGCAGCATTTCACGGAGTTTGCCGAAGATAATGCCACCGCTGGGCTTATGTGCATGCTGGTAGCCGCAGGCTGCATTTCCGCCTCAGAAATTGACGACTTTGCCCGATACTATGATTATTTGAAGGCTCAAACAGACGATCTGCCGCACAAAGTTGAATTTCTATACAAGCACATCATTGAACCGGACGACCGCTTTGAAATGCGCCCCGGCTTTAAAAACTTTGACCGCGTTCAAAAAGGAGACTGGCTGGCCAACGACCGCCACGGGAAAATTTTGGCACAGCGAACCGGCTATATCCTGATGCCGCTCTACCAGCAGCAGGGCGAGGACGGATTTTTTATTGTACAGGAGTGTGAATAA
- a CDS encoding YifB family Mg chelatase-like AAA ATPase, translated as MLSRVYCASTVGVDAKIIDVETHHTNGLVKFFLVGLPDRAVKESRDRVEAAIRNTGSYYPLGRITANLAPADLPKEGNGFDLPIAIGILNMSGQLHTDKLEDTVMLGELALDGKIRPVKGVLPVAVEAAKKGFKYLIVPKENGGEAAVVEELEVFPFEHLNQVKDWLENRGSMEPLRSNVQQYFNQNGKHTPLDFSDVRGQENVKRALEIAAAGGHNVIMVGPPGSGKTMMARRIPTILPPLTLEEALETTKIHSVSGILESGKALITKRQFRSPHHTVSDVALVGGGSIPMPGEISMAHNGVLFLDELPEFKRSALEVMRQPLEDGFVSISRARMSVTYPSRVMLVASMNPSPSGDWYNPQEMNGTTSMQMQRYLSKISGPLLDRIDLHIEVHKVSYEELSGKAKGESSADIRKRVIKAREIQSKRFMGMKGVYSNAQMSTRMVRKVCKLDDAGSKILKKAITSLGLSARAYDRILKVARTVADLDHSEAIKSNHVAEAIQYRSLDREGWLG; from the coding sequence ATGCTTTCAAGAGTTTATTGCGCATCTACTGTCGGGGTAGATGCAAAAATTATTGACGTAGAGACTCATCACACCAACGGGTTGGTAAAATTCTTTTTGGTAGGCTTACCGGACCGCGCTGTTAAAGAGTCGCGGGACCGGGTGGAAGCGGCTATTCGAAATACCGGTTCTTATTATCCTTTGGGAAGGATAACGGCAAACCTGGCTCCGGCTGATCTCCCCAAGGAAGGAAATGGCTTTGATCTGCCCATCGCTATTGGGATTCTGAATATGTCGGGACAGCTTCACACGGATAAATTAGAGGATACCGTGATGCTGGGGGAGCTGGCTTTAGATGGAAAGATTCGCCCGGTAAAAGGTGTGCTTCCGGTAGCCGTTGAGGCCGCGAAAAAGGGATTCAAATACTTGATAGTACCCAAAGAAAATGGAGGAGAGGCTGCTGTGGTAGAGGAATTGGAGGTATTTCCCTTCGAACACTTAAACCAGGTAAAAGACTGGCTGGAAAATCGCGGCAGTATGGAACCGCTGAGAAGTAATGTGCAACAGTATTTCAATCAAAACGGAAAACATACACCCCTGGATTTCAGCGACGTGCGCGGACAGGAAAATGTAAAACGTGCCCTGGAAATCGCGGCGGCCGGAGGGCATAATGTGATTATGGTCGGCCCGCCCGGTTCCGGGAAAACTATGATGGCCCGGCGGATTCCCACTATTCTGCCACCCCTGACTTTAGAAGAAGCGCTGGAAACCACCAAAATCCATTCAGTATCGGGAATTTTGGAATCGGGGAAGGCACTGATCACTAAACGGCAGTTTCGTTCTCCACATCACACCGTCTCGGATGTGGCATTGGTGGGAGGCGGCAGCATTCCCATGCCGGGAGAAATATCTATGGCACACAACGGGGTGTTGTTTTTGGATGAGCTGCCGGAATTCAAGCGAAGTGCATTGGAAGTAATGCGTCAGCCACTGGAGGATGGGTTTGTTTCCATTTCGCGGGCAAGGATGAGCGTAACCTACCCCAGCCGGGTAATGCTGGTTGCTTCGATGAATCCATCACCATCAGGTGATTGGTACAACCCCCAGGAAATGAATGGGACTACTTCTATGCAAATGCAGCGATACCTCAGTAAAATAAGCGGCCCGCTTTTGGACCGGATTGATTTGCATATTGAGGTCCATAAAGTGAGTTATGAAGAACTTTCCGGAAAAGCCAAAGGGGAGTCATCAGCGGATATCAGGAAGCGGGTTATCAAAGCCCGGGAAATACAATCCAAACGCTTTATGGGGATGAAAGGCGTGTACAGCAATGCCCAGATGAGTACGCGTATGGTGCGCAAGGTGTGTAAGCTGGATGACGCCGGATCCAAAATCCTCAAAAAAGCGATCACCTCTCTGGGGCTTTCCGCAAGAGCCTATGATCGTATTCTGAAAGTAGCCCGCACCGTAGCCGATCTGGATCATTCTGAAGCCATTAAATCCAATCATGTTGCGGAAGCGATTCAGTATCGGAGCCTTGATCGTGAGGGATGGCTTGGTTAG
- the trxB gene encoding thioredoxin-disulfide reductase, which yields MEDIAGKTFNVVIVGSGPAGLTAALYAARADLSPIVFEGPEPGGQLMTTTDVENYPGYPEGVMGPKMMQDFREQATRFGADCRYGYVTDIDFSEQPYKITVDEKTEVYAHSIIASTGASAKWLHLESEQKLRGKGVSACATCDGAFFRDQHVVVVGGGDTAMEEATFLTKFASKVTVIHRRDELRASKAMQTRAFNNEKIEFMWDSELAEVLGEQVVEGVKVKNRNTGEVTTLDDVTGVFIAIGHKPNTDLFKGVVEMDDVGYIKTKGQSTETDQPGLFASGDAMDAVYRQAVTAAGTGCKAALDAERYLSEALDEKAIAESHWK from the coding sequence ATGGAAGATATTGCCGGAAAAACATTTAATGTTGTAATTGTAGGGAGTGGCCCTGCAGGATTAACAGCTGCTTTGTATGCAGCAAGAGCTGATTTGAGCCCTATTGTATTTGAAGGGCCTGAGCCCGGGGGTCAGCTTATGACTACTACTGATGTAGAAAACTACCCCGGATACCCGGAAGGAGTGATGGGGCCTAAAATGATGCAGGATTTCCGTGAACAAGCCACACGCTTTGGCGCAGATTGCCGCTATGGGTATGTAACCGATATTGATTTTAGTGAACAGCCTTACAAAATTACCGTTGATGAAAAAACCGAGGTATACGCTCACTCCATCATTGCTTCTACAGGAGCTTCTGCAAAATGGCTGCATCTGGAAAGCGAGCAAAAATTACGTGGTAAAGGTGTTTCCGCTTGTGCAACGTGCGACGGGGCTTTTTTCCGCGATCAGCATGTAGTAGTGGTGGGTGGCGGTGATACCGCAATGGAAGAAGCTACCTTCCTGACCAAATTCGCAAGCAAGGTAACCGTCATTCACCGGCGAGATGAACTCCGTGCCTCCAAAGCAATGCAAACCCGCGCATTCAATAATGAGAAAATCGAATTTATGTGGGACAGTGAGCTCGCAGAAGTTCTTGGCGAGCAGGTGGTAGAAGGGGTGAAAGTTAAAAATCGAAATACCGGTGAAGTTACAACATTAGATGATGTAACCGGTGTTTTCATTGCCATCGGCCATAAGCCAAATACAGATTTGTTTAAAGGCGTAGTGGAAATGGATGATGTGGGCTATATTAAAACGAAAGGCCAGTCAACAGAAACTGACCAGCCCGGGTTGTTTGCATCCGGTGATGCAATGGATGCCGTATATCGGCAGGCGGTAACAGCGGCAGGTACCGGCTGTAAGGCTGCCCTGGATGCCGAGCGTTATTTAAGCGAAGCACTTGATGAAAAAGCAATCGCCGAGTCGCATTGGAAATGA
- a CDS encoding Re/Si-specific NAD(P)(+) transhydrogenase subunit alpha, with product MIVGVLKETAEHERRVALTPEVATQIVKQELEVWVEANAGSSSNFPNGEYETAGAQIAANRDEIISKSNILLTIHPPSEAELTKLKKNSILICLLWARQHPKLVDTLKKLGISALGMDFIPRISRAQNMDVLSSMSSIAGYKSALIAANELDKYLPMMMTAAGTIPPSKSLVLGAGVAGLQAIATLKRLGSVVEAFDIRPEVKEQVESLGAKFVEVPLEEAVTQTEGGYAKELDKSSQDRQREVIHEHAKKSDIVITTALIPGRPAPLLITKEMVADMSPGSVIVDIASENGGNCELTEHGKTVEKHGVKIVGPNNLPSQLSLHASKLYSKNMYALLNLLIKDGKPNFDFEDEILLNTTVTHQGEIISPMLKE from the coding sequence GTGATAGTTGGAGTTTTAAAAGAAACAGCGGAACATGAACGACGGGTTGCTCTTACCCCTGAAGTGGCCACACAGATCGTAAAACAAGAGCTGGAAGTTTGGGTTGAAGCAAATGCGGGATCCTCCTCTAATTTTCCCAATGGGGAATATGAAACAGCAGGAGCACAGATTGCAGCCAACCGGGATGAAATTATATCAAAATCTAACATCCTGCTAACCATCCATCCACCTTCTGAAGCAGAATTAACCAAGCTCAAAAAAAACAGCATCCTGATTTGTTTGCTGTGGGCACGTCAACATCCTAAATTAGTAGATACCTTGAAGAAACTGGGGATCTCTGCATTGGGAATGGATTTCATTCCACGAATTTCCCGGGCCCAAAATATGGATGTTCTATCATCCATGAGTTCCATTGCCGGATATAAATCTGCTTTGATCGCTGCCAATGAACTCGATAAATACCTGCCCATGATGATGACTGCCGCGGGCACCATACCGCCTTCCAAATCATTGGTATTGGGAGCCGGAGTTGCCGGATTGCAAGCTATTGCCACACTTAAAAGATTAGGCTCTGTTGTAGAAGCTTTTGATATCCGCCCGGAAGTAAAAGAACAGGTGGAAAGCCTTGGGGCTAAATTTGTGGAAGTACCGCTGGAAGAAGCAGTCACCCAAACCGAAGGTGGTTATGCTAAAGAACTGGACAAAAGCAGCCAGGATCGCCAACGTGAAGTTATTCATGAGCATGCCAAAAAATCGGATATCGTTATTACGACCGCCTTAATTCCCGGACGCCCAGCCCCTTTACTGATAACCAAAGAAATGGTGGCGGATATGTCACCCGGTTCGGTGATCGTAGATATTGCCTCAGAAAATGGCGGGAATTGCGAACTTACTGAACATGGAAAAACCGTTGAAAAGCACGGAGTAAAAATCGTAGGACCCAATAATTTACCCAGCCAGCTTTCACTGCATGCAAGTAAACTTTATTCCAAGAATATGTATGCTTTGTTAAATCTGTTAATCAAAGACGGCAAACCCAATTTTGATTTTGAAGACGAAATTTTACTGAACACCACCGTTACGCATCAAGGTGAAATTATAAGCCCAATGCTTAAAGAATAA